The following coding sequences lie in one Apium graveolens cultivar Ventura chromosome 1, ASM990537v1, whole genome shotgun sequence genomic window:
- the LOC141718740 gene encoding zinc finger protein GAI-ASSOCIATED FACTOR 1-like, translated as MASSATLSVMASSALPSAAERKQQKRRGINSSPDAEIVALSPKTLLATDRFSCDVCGKGFPREQNLQLHRRRHNLPGKLKQKTSHEIRKKVFICPEMGCVHHDPSRALGDITGIKKHFSRKHCEKKFSCHKCNKKYAVDSDLKAHNKICGTKKYKCECGTTFPRRESFTYHRSMCDAACISANASNPGSIYGRALGDRMSSVGVYGGGRTLEEMYKNWNVGGGS; from the exons ATGGCTTCATCTGCAACTTTATCTGTTATGGCTTCTTCTGCCTTACCAAGTGCTGCTGAGAGAAAACAGCAAAAACGTCGAGGAATTAATTCAA GCCCAGATGCTGAAATTGTCGCACTCTCACCCAAAACTCTGTTGGCCACAGATAGGTTTTCGTGTGATGTGTGTGGGAAGGGTTTTCCAAGGGAGCAGAACTTGCAGCTCCACAGAAGGAGACACAATTTGCCAgggaagctcaaacaaaagacaagccatgaaatccggaaaAAGGTTTTCATTTGCCCTGAAATGGGTTGTGTCCATCACGATCCATCAAGGGCCCTTGGAGATATTACCGGAATCAAGAAACACTTTTCTAGAAAACATTGCGAAAAGAAATTTAGCTGCCATAAATGCAACAAGAAGTATGCCGTAGACtctgacttgaaggcccataataAGATTTGTGGTACTAAAAAATATAAATGTGAATGTGGAACTACCTTTCCGAG GCGTGAGAGTTTTACCTACCATCGTTCCATGTGTGATGCTGCTTGTATTTCCGCAAATGCTAGTAACCCTGGCTCCAT CTATGGGAGAGCTCTGGGAGATAGAATGAGCAGTGTTGGAGTATATGGAGGTGGTCGCACCTTGGAAGAAATGTACAAGAATTGGAATGTGGGTGGCGGGAGTTAA